The Mesorhizobium sp. M1D.F.Ca.ET.043.01.1.1 genome contains a region encoding:
- a CDS encoding ABC transporter ATP-binding protein, whose amino-acid sequence MNQSLQHQAKPSPGETWAILRRIIAENGREYRWSYVVAISCSLVVSATTAFAAWIMSPVVNQIFYDRRGDLIFAICAGIMASFVLRGLATYGQAVTLSKIGNNLVARYQRRIFDHLMRLGVGFFTDTRSGQLAARVNENINGIRDLLSMTLTSIARDAVSLVGLIGVMIYQDPLLSLSSLLIGPPLIWAVVYLQRRVRRISRESVQINSRLIGAMQEATQGIAIVKAFTMEEELSRRIGKLSESAEQRGNKIARVSERLTPISDLLAGLAVTGVIAYSGYRALVLGQPPGAVFSFITALILAYDPARRLARTQVGMERSLVNARMIYELLDLEPQQGDAPGAVEARITSGEVRFDNVTFGYAEDMPVLRNLSFTAAAGKVTAIVGASGAGKSTLVALLQRFYDVDSGSIEVDGQDIAKVTKQSLRGSIAYVSQAPYLFEGTIRDNIRYGRLSASDAEIEQAASQAAADEFIRQQPQGYDTPVGENGVTLSGGQRQRVSIARAIVRQAPILLLDEATSALDNEAEARVQEALTHVMQGRTTIVIAHRLSTVVNADHIIVLEEGRLVEEGTHASLMADPHSVYARFHRVQGKKGLGLVDDAKASQTSGQTPLPRTRAKKAVGRSA is encoded by the coding sequence TTGAACCAGTCGCTTCAACATCAAGCGAAGCCCTCGCCGGGCGAAACCTGGGCGATCCTGCGCCGCATCATCGCCGAGAACGGCCGCGAATACCGCTGGTCCTATGTCGTCGCCATCTCCTGCTCGCTGGTCGTTTCGGCCACGACGGCCTTCGCCGCCTGGATCATGAGCCCGGTGGTCAACCAGATCTTCTACGATCGGCGCGGCGATCTGATCTTTGCGATCTGCGCCGGCATCATGGCATCCTTCGTGCTGCGCGGGCTTGCCACCTATGGCCAGGCGGTGACGCTGTCCAAGATCGGCAACAATCTGGTGGCCCGCTACCAGCGCCGCATCTTCGACCATCTGATGAGGCTCGGCGTCGGCTTCTTCACCGACACGCGTTCCGGGCAGCTCGCGGCGCGGGTCAACGAGAACATCAACGGCATCCGTGACCTGCTGTCGATGACGCTGACCTCGATCGCGCGCGATGCGGTGTCGCTGGTCGGCCTGATCGGCGTCATGATCTATCAGGATCCGCTGCTGTCGCTTTCCTCGCTGCTGATCGGACCGCCGCTGATCTGGGCCGTCGTCTATCTGCAGCGCCGCGTGCGCCGCATCTCGCGCGAATCCGTGCAGATCAACTCGCGGCTGATCGGCGCCATGCAGGAAGCGACGCAGGGCATCGCCATCGTGAAGGCCTTCACGATGGAGGAGGAGCTGTCGCGCCGCATCGGCAAGCTTTCCGAAAGCGCCGAGCAGCGGGGCAACAAGATCGCGCGCGTGTCGGAGCGGCTGACGCCGATTTCCGATTTGCTGGCCGGCCTCGCCGTTACTGGCGTGATCGCCTATTCCGGCTACCGGGCGCTGGTGCTCGGGCAGCCGCCGGGAGCGGTCTTTTCCTTCATCACCGCGCTGATCCTTGCCTACGATCCGGCAAGGCGCCTGGCGCGCACGCAGGTCGGCATGGAGCGTTCGCTGGTCAACGCGCGCATGATCTACGAGCTGCTCGACCTCGAGCCGCAGCAGGGCGACGCGCCCGGCGCGGTCGAAGCCAGGATCACCAGCGGCGAAGTGCGCTTCGACAATGTCACCTTCGGCTACGCCGAGGACATGCCGGTGCTGAGGAACCTGAGCTTCACCGCCGCCGCCGGCAAGGTGACGGCGATCGTCGGCGCCTCCGGCGCCGGCAAGTCGACGCTGGTGGCGCTGCTGCAGCGCTTCTACGATGTCGATAGCGGCAGCATCGAAGTCGACGGCCAGGACATTGCCAAGGTGACCAAGCAGTCGCTGCGCGGCTCGATCGCCTATGTCTCGCAGGCGCCCTATCTGTTCGAAGGCACGATCCGCGACAACATCCGCTATGGCCGGCTGTCGGCCAGCGACGCCGAGATCGAGCAAGCGGCCAGCCAGGCCGCCGCCGACGAATTCATCCGCCAGCAGCCGCAAGGCTACGACACGCCGGTCGGCGAGAACGGCGTGACGCTGTCCGGCGGCCAGCGCCAGCGCGTCTCGATCGCCCGGGCCATCGTGCGCCAGGCGCCGATCCTTCTGCTCGACGAGGCGACCTCGGCGCTCGACAACGAGGCGGAAGCCCGCGTCCAGGAAGCGCTGACCCATGTCATGCAAGGGCGCACCACCATCGTGATCGCGCACCGGCTGTCGACGGTGGTCAATGCCGACCACATCATCGTGCTGGAAGAAGGCCGGCTGGTCGAGGAAGGTACGCATGCCTCGCTGATGGCCGACCCGCACAGCGTCTATGCCCGCTTCCACCGGGTGCAGGGCAAGAAGGGGCTGGGGCTTGTCGATGACGCCAAGGCAAGCCAGACTTCGGGCCAAACTCCGTTGCCGCGCACACGCGCAAAGAAGGCCGTCGGGAGAAGCGCATGA